Proteins from one Tsuneonella aeria genomic window:
- a CDS encoding AAA family ATPase, protein MAHAPDPQRIAAVLGGVLRGDTVHCPTEGHSNKDRGTTVKVDANAPDGVLVHTFNGGDALAVKDRLREAGIISPLGADRPQAPLRWRETGVYVYDDGNGEPVFRTRRLEAPGNNKRFVAERFESGSWVAGLDGVTRLPYRFTELVDAAHKARAAGEPEPPIFFVEGERKADKLASWGFLATAVAFGANGWREEYGEAFGEGTRLVILPDNDAPGLAFAERVKTEVEAYGGSAIILELPGLPPKGDIIDWTGTAEDLRALADKALAGGALPMPSLDLDALSKVRPIAKVFAVERLAPLAEVTLFTGAGSAGKSLLGQQLATCAAAGLTCLGLTTLECPAIYLTCEDDEAQLHWRQERICEALGVRMDALPGKLHLISLRGALDNELGLFAADGTLTPAPAFDRLQRMLKATGAKIVALDNVAHLFAGNENSRGDVTRFVNLLNRLAGETGAAVFLIGHPNKSGADYSGSTAWLNAVRSQIVLTHDLETDVRTLTVGKANYAEKGEALRFLWVDGAFVREDSLPPERAKELAATIKATADNDLFLTCLRERVKQQRAVSERRGPTYAPTEFAKMVESKSIGKDRLEAAMDRLFRINAIERALLWNGPDRKPVFGLRETIEGAG, encoded by the coding sequence ATGGCTCATGCCCCCGATCCTCAACGGATTGCCGCCGTCCTCGGCGGGGTGCTGCGCGGAGATACCGTGCACTGCCCTACCGAGGGCCATTCCAACAAAGATCGGGGGACCACGGTAAAGGTTGATGCGAACGCCCCTGATGGGGTGCTGGTCCACACCTTCAATGGTGGCGACGCGCTCGCCGTGAAGGATCGGCTGCGCGAGGCCGGGATAATCTCGCCCCTCGGAGCCGATCGGCCCCAAGCGCCACTCAGATGGCGGGAGACAGGGGTTTATGTTTATGACGATGGCAACGGCGAGCCAGTATTTCGGACGCGGCGGCTTGAGGCGCCGGGGAATAACAAGCGCTTCGTAGCTGAGCGGTTCGAAAGTGGGTCGTGGGTGGCCGGTTTAGATGGCGTCACCCGCCTGCCCTACCGTTTCACGGAACTGGTGGACGCGGCTCACAAAGCCCGTGCGGCTGGTGAGCCCGAGCCACCGATCTTCTTCGTCGAGGGGGAGCGGAAAGCGGACAAGCTGGCGTCGTGGGGTTTCCTCGCCACCGCCGTTGCCTTCGGCGCGAACGGATGGCGCGAAGAATACGGGGAGGCGTTCGGTGAGGGTACTCGCCTTGTCATTCTGCCCGACAACGATGCGCCCGGGCTCGCGTTCGCGGAGAGGGTGAAAACCGAGGTCGAGGCGTACGGCGGCAGCGCTATCATCCTCGAGCTTCCCGGGCTGCCGCCGAAGGGCGATATTATCGATTGGACCGGCACTGCAGAAGATCTGCGCGCTCTTGCCGACAAGGCGCTGGCCGGTGGCGCCCTGCCCATGCCGTCACTGGATCTCGATGCGCTCTCCAAGGTCCGGCCCATCGCCAAGGTGTTCGCGGTCGAGCGGCTGGCGCCGTTGGCGGAAGTCACGCTGTTCACGGGTGCGGGAAGCGCGGGCAAGTCTCTGCTCGGCCAGCAGCTTGCGACCTGTGCCGCGGCCGGGTTGACTTGCCTGGGGCTCACAACCCTCGAGTGCCCCGCGATCTACCTCACCTGCGAGGATGACGAGGCGCAGCTTCATTGGCGCCAGGAGCGTATCTGTGAGGCGCTCGGGGTGCGGATGGATGCCTTGCCTGGGAAACTGCACCTGATTAGCCTGAGGGGCGCTCTGGACAACGAATTGGGGCTATTCGCGGCTGACGGCACCTTGACCCCCGCACCCGCCTTCGATCGGCTGCAACGGATGCTCAAGGCGACTGGCGCCAAGATCGTGGCGCTCGACAACGTGGCCCACCTATTCGCTGGCAACGAGAACAGCCGAGGCGACGTGACCCGCTTCGTCAACTTGCTGAACCGGCTCGCCGGAGAGACGGGTGCGGCGGTGTTCTTGATCGGGCATCCCAACAAGTCGGGGGCGGATTACTCGGGCTCGACGGCCTGGCTCAACGCGGTGCGCTCGCAAATCGTCCTTACGCACGATCTTGAAACGGATGTGCGGACGCTCACGGTTGGCAAGGCCAACTATGCCGAAAAGGGTGAAGCGCTGCGCTTCCTGTGGGTGGATGGAGCCTTCGTTCGCGAGGATTCGCTGCCCCCCGAACGGGCCAAGGAACTGGCTGCCACGATCAAAGCGACTGCTGACAATGACCTGTTCCTAACCTGCCTCCGGGAGCGGGTGAAGCAGCAGCGCGCCGTGTCGGAACGCCGCGGGCCAACGTACGCGCCCACCGAGTTTGCCAAGATGGTCGAAAGCAAGAGCATCGGGAAGGACCGGCTGGAAGCAGCGATGGATCGCCTGTTCCGTATCAACGCAATCGAGCGCGCGCTGCTTTGGAATGGCCCCGATCGCAAGCCAGTCTTTGGCCTGCGGGAAACTATTGAAGGGGCGGGCTAA
- a CDS encoding helix-turn-helix transcriptional regulator, whose translation MKQLHTEEQEAARIGLAPKTLANQRCRGDGPPFLKVGRLVRYDPALTDAWLSARIRHSTSEVA comes from the coding sequence ATGAAGCAACTGCACACGGAAGAGCAGGAGGCGGCTCGAATCGGGCTGGCCCCTAAAACGCTGGCTAACCAACGCTGCCGCGGTGACGGACCGCCTTTTTTGAAGGTCGGTCGTCTTGTTCGCTATGATCCGGCACTGACTGACGCCTGGCTTTCCGCGCGCATCCGTCACTCGACGTCGGAAGTCGCGTGA
- the cysD gene encoding sulfate adenylyltransferase subunit CysD, which produces MATHSAAQQRRGRSMTLTHLQRLEAESIHIMREVVAEAERPVMLYSIGKDSAVMLHLAKKAFFPAPPPFPLLHVDTTWKFRAMYDLREKAARDAGMELLVHRNPDAEARGINPFDHGPLHTDLWKTEGLKQALDKYGFDAAFGGARRDEEKSRAKERIFSFRTASHGWDPKNQRPELWNLYNARKKKGESIRVFPLSNWTELDIWQYIMAEGIEIVPLYLSAPRPTVERDGMLLMVDDERFPLEPGETPVTRSIRFRTLGCYPLTGAVESDAATLPDVVREMLLTTTSERQGRAIDRDAGDASMEKKKQEGYF; this is translated from the coding sequence TTGGCGACACACAGCGCAGCCCAACAACGCCGCGGACGATCGATGACCCTGACACACCTTCAGCGACTGGAAGCCGAAAGCATCCACATCATGCGCGAGGTCGTCGCGGAGGCGGAGCGGCCCGTCATGCTCTATTCGATCGGCAAGGACAGCGCGGTGATGCTGCATCTGGCGAAGAAGGCATTCTTCCCCGCACCGCCGCCGTTCCCCCTGCTCCATGTCGATACGACGTGGAAGTTTCGCGCGATGTACGACCTGCGGGAAAAGGCCGCGCGCGATGCGGGAATGGAACTGCTGGTGCACCGGAACCCGGATGCGGAAGCACGGGGGATCAATCCGTTCGACCACGGCCCGCTCCACACCGACCTGTGGAAGACCGAAGGACTGAAGCAGGCGCTGGACAAGTACGGTTTCGATGCCGCCTTCGGCGGGGCCCGGCGCGACGAGGAGAAGAGCCGCGCCAAGGAGCGCATCTTCTCGTTCCGCACCGCCAGCCACGGTTGGGATCCGAAGAACCAGCGGCCCGAACTGTGGAACCTCTACAATGCCCGCAAGAAAAAGGGCGAAAGCATCCGCGTCTTCCCGCTGTCGAACTGGACGGAGCTCGACATCTGGCAATACATCATGGCCGAAGGCATCGAGATCGTGCCGCTTTATCTCAGCGCCCCGCGCCCCACGGTGGAGCGCGACGGGATGCTCCTGATGGTGGACGACGAACGCTTCCCCCTCGAACCGGGTGAGACGCCGGTCACGCGCTCCATCCGATTTCGCACCCTGGGCTGCTATCCCCTGACAGGCGCGGTGGAGAGCGATGCGGCGACCCTGCCCGATGTGGTCCGGGAAATGCTGCTCACGACGACTTCCGAACGCCAGGGCCGGGCGATCGACCGTGATGCCGGCGATGCTTCGATGGAGAAGAAGAAGCAGGAGGGATATTTCTGA
- a CDS encoding BolA family protein, which yields MSGTLQSEIERLLHAAFAPIRLVVSNDSANHRGHAGDDGSGESHFSVTIESAAFAGQTRLQRQRMVYAALGDIPGGRVHAMAVRATAPGEAA from the coding sequence ATGAGCGGAACGTTGCAATCGGAAATCGAAAGGCTGCTGCACGCGGCATTTGCGCCTATACGCCTCGTCGTCAGCAACGACAGCGCCAATCATCGCGGCCACGCGGGCGATGACGGCAGCGGGGAATCCCACTTTTCGGTGACGATCGAAAGCGCGGCGTTCGCGGGCCAGACCCGGCTCCAGCGGCAGCGCATGGTCTACGCGGCGCTCGGCGATATTCCGGGCGGCCGGGTCCATGCCATGGCCGTGCGGGCCACTGCGCCCGGAGAAGCAGCATGA
- a CDS encoding KTSC domain-containing protein: MIRDPVASTNIASIGYDAPSETLEVEFTNNSVYQYYNVPAHLYDQLMMAGSKGQFLNAYIKNGYPYSRVG; this comes from the coding sequence ATGATCCGAGACCCGGTCGCCTCCACCAATATCGCCTCAATCGGTTACGATGCACCCAGCGAAACTCTTGAGGTCGAGTTCACCAACAATTCGGTCTATCAATACTACAACGTCCCGGCGCACCTTTATGATCAACTGATGATGGCAGGCTCAAAGGGGCAGTTCCTCAATGCCTATATCAAGAACGGCTACCCATATTCGCGAGTGGGCTAA
- a CDS encoding alpha/beta fold hydrolase translates to MKRITLPSGIELDVVDKGPRDAPALVFLHGFPESNRTWRHQIAHFSDRFRCIAPDQRGYRGSSKPPEVSDYTPDKLIGDVFQLADAMGIDRFTIIGHDWGGAIAWGTAIAGQMNGRVTRAIIANAPHPAIFQRLLYTNRRQRESSQYMRGFRDPANDALVREHGLAGILLQEIKWDSAGAMEPAERTALMKDWQDRDSAFAMLNWYRASPVDVPPLDAPYEVPAGWTPPALPDLAIPTLVIWGMDDLALPPENLEGLDAIIEDLTVVEVPGSGHFVPWEAPDAVNTAIAQFLERTG, encoded by the coding sequence ATGAAGCGCATCACGTTGCCGAGCGGTATCGAGCTCGATGTCGTCGACAAGGGCCCACGCGATGCCCCGGCCCTCGTCTTCCTGCACGGTTTTCCCGAAAGCAACCGGACCTGGCGCCACCAGATCGCGCACTTCTCGGACCGTTTCCGCTGCATCGCCCCCGACCAGCGCGGGTACCGCGGCAGCTCCAAGCCGCCCGAGGTATCCGACTACACGCCTGATAAGCTGATCGGCGACGTGTTCCAGCTGGCGGATGCGATGGGAATCGATCGCTTCACGATCATCGGTCACGACTGGGGCGGCGCGATCGCCTGGGGCACCGCGATCGCCGGCCAGATGAACGGGCGAGTCACCCGCGCGATCATCGCCAATGCGCCCCATCCGGCGATCTTCCAGCGATTGCTTTACACCAACAGGCGCCAGCGGGAGTCGAGCCAGTACATGCGCGGTTTCCGTGATCCCGCGAACGATGCCCTGGTGCGCGAACACGGGCTTGCGGGCATCCTGCTGCAGGAGATCAAGTGGGACAGCGCCGGCGCGATGGAGCCTGCCGAACGCACTGCGCTGATGAAGGACTGGCAGGACCGCGATTCTGCCTTCGCGATGCTCAACTGGTATCGTGCCAGCCCGGTGGACGTCCCCCCGCTCGACGCGCCTTACGAAGTACCGGCTGGCTGGACGCCCCCCGCGCTGCCCGACCTTGCAATCCCGACACTGGTGATCTGGGGCATGGACGACCTCGCCCTGCCGCCGGAGAACCTCGAAGGTTTGGACGCGATCATCGAAGATCTCACCGTGGTCGAGGTGCCTGGAAGCGGGCATTTCGTGCCATGGGAAGCGCCGGACGCGGTCAACACGGCGATCGCGCAGTTCCTCGAACGAACAGGATAA
- a CDS encoding glutathione S-transferase family protein, which produces MAEYTLYTNPMSRGQIARWALHEAGADYEQVLVDWQEKPEALLEANPMRKVPTLVHHHGGHDHVVTEAAAICHYLAEMSAQQLLAQDHEKADYFRWLLFAAGPMEQAIVSKSMGWTVPPDREGMVGFGSFDRTIDAIEGWLTGHDYVCGERFTMADVYVGSQVDWGLQFGTLPHRPAFGAYAERLRARDAYKAAKDIDGKLIAEAQAKASG; this is translated from the coding sequence ATGGCCGAATACACGTTATACACCAACCCGATGAGCCGCGGGCAGATCGCCCGATGGGCGCTCCACGAGGCAGGGGCCGACTACGAACAGGTCCTGGTCGACTGGCAGGAGAAGCCCGAAGCTCTTCTCGAAGCAAATCCGATGCGCAAGGTCCCCACATTGGTCCACCATCATGGCGGGCACGATCACGTGGTGACCGAAGCGGCGGCGATCTGCCACTACCTTGCCGAAATGTCCGCGCAGCAACTGCTCGCCCAGGATCACGAGAAGGCGGATTATTTCCGCTGGCTGCTGTTCGCCGCCGGTCCGATGGAACAGGCGATAGTCTCGAAGAGCATGGGCTGGACCGTTCCGCCCGACCGCGAGGGGATGGTGGGGTTCGGCAGCTTCGACCGCACGATCGATGCGATCGAAGGCTGGCTGACAGGGCACGACTACGTCTGCGGAGAGCGCTTCACGATGGCCGACGTCTACGTCGGCAGCCAGGTCGATTGGGGGCTGCAGTTCGGCACACTGCCCCACCGCCCCGCGTTCGGCGCCTATGCCGAGCGGCTAAGAGCGCGGGACGCCTACAAGGCAGCCAAGGACATCGACGGCAAGCTCATCGCCGAGGCGCAGGCGAAGGCCAGCGGTTAG
- a CDS encoding J domain-containing protein, with the protein MRATRFHGRHEGTGCQCEAPGCTEAGEFRAPGSRSAGFDGPGDSRWFCLDHVREFNAGYDWFEGMSADEILAAQHPSAGWSNSSTARAFRADAGVGGAPRWADFDDPLDAIGARASDIRRRAAGRMERRAAVSRFSPEERDALTALDLSPDVDLRALRRRYSDLVRRYHPDRNGGDRRHEARLVRVVEAYQLLRRSTALA; encoded by the coding sequence ATGCGCGCGACGCGATTTCATGGCCGGCATGAAGGGACGGGCTGCCAGTGCGAGGCCCCCGGCTGCACCGAGGCCGGCGAATTTCGCGCGCCGGGAAGCCGCTCCGCCGGGTTCGACGGGCCGGGCGACAGTCGCTGGTTCTGCCTCGACCACGTGCGGGAATTCAACGCCGGGTATGACTGGTTCGAAGGGATGAGCGCGGATGAAATCCTGGCCGCTCAGCATCCGTCTGCGGGCTGGAGCAACTCCAGCACCGCGCGTGCGTTTCGGGCGGACGCCGGGGTCGGCGGTGCGCCGAGGTGGGCCGATTTCGACGATCCGCTGGATGCGATCGGCGCCCGCGCTTCCGACATCCGCAGGCGGGCGGCCGGGCGGATGGAGAGGCGTGCCGCGGTGAGCCGCTTCTCGCCAGAGGAACGCGACGCGCTGACCGCCCTCGATCTCAGCCCGGACGTCGACCTGCGCGCGCTGCGCCGCCGATACAGCGACCTCGTTCGGCGCTATCACCCTGACCGGAACGGCGGCGACCGGCGGCATGAGGCGAGGCTGGTCCGCGTGGTCGAGGCGTATCAACTGCTTCGTCGAAGCACGGCGCTCGCCTAA
- a CDS encoding helicase HerA-like domain-containing protein, translating into MTATDPTYLGRISTVSGSSITVKLAESLASGLAMIDGHTYRVGQVGSFVRIPLGYQDLYGVVAEIGANASPTVAALAEVDTGRWMRVELAGEAIGERFERGLSQHPNVEDAVHLVTQKDLRRIYGDLDEDQVAIGTLSSAENIVVRLSLDALVTRHSAIVGSTGSGKSTTVASLLRSVVGAPEHAETSGARLLLLDVHGEYSAALGDLARTFSATPQPGEEPLYVPYWALEAGELLDFVAGGLNDNQLIAFTDKMQELKAARLEAAPLAGLDPQSLTVNSPVPFSLKQLWYDLIDFETATFTGQQRDQPALEAPGNPATLTSPRYTPHAMGAAGPFLNQAAKGIRRQLNLLRSRLLDRRYDFILHPGPWEPDLGGMVEQDLDTLLAGWLGNDRPITILDLSGVPSAVLVRLIGSILRIIYEALYWSREKTEGGVLRPLLVVMEEAHRYVGPDSGNVAADVVKRIAKEGRKYGVGAMLVSQRPSEIDETVLSQCGTLIALRLSNPADRGRVKGALPDNLAGLMDLLPVLRTGETIISGEAARLPVRCRITLPPLDRLPRSSNPAVSAAWRSRRVAEGYDRMVASWRAQRTTAVVQDLDIERTPVNEDEQ; encoded by the coding sequence GTGACTGCAACCGATCCGACTTACCTCGGCCGGATCAGCACGGTCTCGGGTTCGAGCATCACGGTGAAGCTGGCGGAGTCGCTTGCCTCCGGCCTGGCGATGATCGACGGCCATACTTACCGGGTTGGGCAGGTCGGCAGCTTCGTCCGCATTCCCCTCGGCTATCAGGATCTCTACGGAGTGGTCGCGGAGATCGGCGCTAACGCCTCGCCAACCGTGGCGGCGCTCGCAGAGGTCGACACCGGGCGCTGGATGCGCGTCGAACTGGCCGGTGAAGCGATCGGGGAGCGTTTCGAGCGCGGACTAAGCCAGCACCCAAACGTTGAGGACGCGGTTCATCTCGTCACTCAGAAAGACCTGCGTCGCATTTACGGGGATCTCGATGAGGACCAAGTCGCTATCGGCACCCTGTCGAGCGCGGAGAACATCGTCGTGCGACTGTCGCTGGACGCGCTTGTCACCCGCCACAGCGCGATCGTCGGCTCTACCGGTTCTGGCAAGTCCACTACGGTCGCGAGCTTGTTGCGCTCGGTCGTGGGCGCGCCCGAACATGCGGAGACCAGCGGCGCGAGGTTGCTCTTACTTGACGTTCACGGCGAGTATTCAGCCGCGCTCGGCGATCTGGCGCGAACGTTCAGCGCCACACCACAGCCTGGCGAAGAGCCCTTGTACGTGCCTTATTGGGCGCTGGAGGCCGGCGAACTGCTGGATTTCGTTGCCGGCGGATTGAACGATAACCAGTTGATCGCCTTCACCGACAAGATGCAGGAGTTGAAAGCGGCGCGCCTAGAAGCGGCGCCTTTGGCCGGCCTCGACCCGCAATCGCTAACGGTCAACAGCCCGGTGCCGTTCTCACTGAAACAGCTCTGGTACGATTTGATCGATTTCGAGACGGCCACCTTTACTGGTCAGCAACGGGATCAGCCGGCTTTGGAAGCTCCCGGCAATCCCGCTACCCTAACCTCGCCGCGTTACACCCCGCACGCAATGGGTGCGGCCGGGCCCTTTCTGAATCAAGCCGCTAAGGGTATTCGGCGCCAGCTCAACCTACTGCGCTCGCGTCTGCTCGACCGCCGATACGACTTCATCCTTCACCCCGGCCCGTGGGAACCCGACTTGGGTGGAATGGTCGAGCAGGACTTGGACACGCTGCTCGCTGGTTGGCTTGGCAACGACCGACCCATCACCATCCTCGACCTCTCCGGCGTCCCAAGCGCGGTCCTTGTCCGGTTGATTGGCTCGATTCTGCGGATAATTTACGAGGCGCTCTACTGGAGCCGGGAGAAGACTGAAGGCGGCGTGTTGCGCCCCTTGCTAGTCGTGATGGAAGAAGCCCATCGCTATGTGGGTCCCGACAGCGGCAACGTCGCCGCCGACGTCGTGAAGCGTATCGCCAAAGAGGGCCGCAAATACGGCGTGGGAGCAATGCTGGTGTCCCAGCGCCCGTCCGAAATCGACGAAACGGTCCTGTCGCAGTGCGGCACGCTTATTGCGCTTCGGCTATCCAACCCCGCGGACCGCGGGCGCGTGAAAGGCGCCCTTCCCGACAATCTCGCGGGTTTGATGGACCTGCTCCCAGTCTTGCGGACAGGCGAAACGATCATCTCCGGCGAGGCCGCGCGCTTGCCAGTGCGCTGCCGCATCACTCTACCGCCGCTGGACCGCCTACCGCGGAGCTCCAACCCGGCGGTGAGTGCCGCCTGGAGAAGCCGGCGGGTCGCGGAAGGCTATGATCGGATGGTGGCGTCGTGGCGAGCCCAACGCACGACCGCCGTCGTACAGGACCTCGACATCGAGCGAACGCCTGTTAACGAAGACGAACAGTAA
- a CDS encoding SDR family NAD(P)-dependent oxidoreductase: MSNAGQVAWITGASSGIGAALARQWAARGGNTVLSGRNEARLAEVVRSLGTESLVLPFDVRDEAALAEATAQALDWKGAVDLAVANAGISQRSAAVETDMRVYREIIDIDLVAQIAFAQGLIGPMVKRGHGGLAFVSSIAGKIGSPMRTAYSAAKFGLAGYADALRAELSQSGVAVHTIYPGSIRTDVSRNALTANGSTRGRSDQWIDEGIDPDDAAARMLDAIAGGQREIIVAEGNELALGEARRTPDALLDQVAAMVAGGYMDRLKNG, encoded by the coding sequence ATGAGCAACGCAGGACAAGTCGCCTGGATCACCGGCGCATCGAGCGGCATTGGCGCCGCACTCGCTCGACAATGGGCCGCGCGCGGCGGGAACACGGTCTTGTCCGGCCGGAACGAAGCGCGTCTTGCAGAGGTTGTCCGAAGCCTCGGCACCGAAAGCCTGGTCCTGCCGTTCGACGTCCGCGACGAAGCCGCCCTCGCCGAAGCGACTGCCCAGGCGCTGGACTGGAAGGGGGCCGTCGATCTCGCCGTGGCCAACGCCGGCATCTCCCAGCGCTCCGCCGCGGTTGAAACCGACATGCGCGTCTATCGCGAGATCATAGACATCGACCTCGTCGCCCAGATCGCTTTTGCCCAAGGCCTGATCGGACCGATGGTTAAGCGCGGGCATGGCGGACTGGCTTTCGTTTCCTCGATCGCGGGGAAGATCGGCTCGCCCATGCGCACCGCCTACAGCGCGGCGAAGTTCGGTCTCGCCGGCTATGCGGACGCCCTGCGCGCGGAACTTTCGCAGAGCGGCGTCGCCGTTCACACGATCTACCCCGGATCGATCCGCACCGATGTCAGCCGCAACGCGCTGACGGCAAACGGATCGACACGGGGCAGGAGCGACCAGTGGATCGACGAAGGCATCGATCCCGACGATGCGGCTGCCCGGATGCTCGACGCGATCGCCGGCGGGCAGCGCGAGATCATTGTTGCCGAGGGGAACGAGCTTGCCCTGGGCGAAGCGCGGCGGACGCCCGACGCACTGCTCGATCAGGTCGCCGCGATGGTCGCCGGCGGATACATGGATCGTCTGAAGAACGGGTGA
- a CDS encoding pirin family protein translates to MIEQIIRPVTHDLGQFEVRRAIPSRERTMVGPFIFVDEFGPADLDIGAGMDVRPHPHINLATVTWLFEGAIDHRDSLGTFATIRPGQVNLMTAGRGIVHSERSPQAEREAGTRMYGMQTWLALPDGMEEIDPAFEAQTTLPLVEDGRARATVIMGTLWGETAQTTTHATTVYAEIVLAPGGALPVDAQAAERAVMLVGGEAQIDGQPLELYALTVLVPGATMALTSQRGGRVMLLGGEAFATERHVWWNFVSSSRDRIHQARDDWQAGRFPLVPGDSEEFIPIPDHPKTVSYP, encoded by the coding sequence ATGATCGAACAGATCATCCGGCCTGTCACACATGATCTTGGCCAGTTCGAAGTGCGCCGCGCCATACCGAGCCGCGAGCGGACCATGGTGGGACCGTTCATCTTCGTTGACGAATTTGGCCCCGCCGATCTGGACATCGGCGCAGGCATGGATGTGCGCCCGCATCCGCACATCAACCTCGCGACGGTGACCTGGCTCTTCGAAGGCGCGATCGACCACCGCGACAGCCTTGGAACCTTCGCCACTATTCGGCCCGGACAGGTCAACCTGATGACGGCGGGGCGCGGGATCGTCCACTCCGAGCGCAGCCCGCAAGCGGAGCGTGAGGCCGGCACGCGAATGTACGGCATGCAAACGTGGCTCGCGCTGCCTGACGGCATGGAGGAGATCGACCCCGCGTTCGAAGCGCAGACCACGCTGCCGCTGGTCGAGGATGGCCGCGCCAGGGCGACCGTGATCATGGGCACGCTGTGGGGTGAGACGGCACAGACCACCACGCATGCGACAACGGTCTATGCCGAAATCGTGCTTGCGCCCGGCGGCGCCCTGCCCGTCGATGCGCAAGCGGCCGAACGCGCCGTGATGCTGGTGGGGGGCGAGGCACAGATCGATGGCCAGCCGCTCGAACTCTACGCCCTGACCGTGCTGGTGCCCGGCGCGACGATGGCGTTGACGTCGCAGCGCGGCGGGCGCGTCATGCTGCTGGGCGGCGAGGCTTTCGCCACCGAGCGGCATGTATGGTGGAATTTCGTCAGCTCCAGCCGCGACCGTATCCATCAGGCGCGCGACGACTGGCAGGCCGGCCGCTTCCCGCTGGTGCCGGGCGACAGCGAGGAATTCATCCCCATCCCCGACCACCCCAAGACGGTGAGCTATCCATGA
- a CDS encoding tyrosine-type recombinase/integrase: MPTARINKSTVDAVRVGSKDVFLWDEKIPGFGLKVTPAGSRVYLYQYRLHGGRGAKVRRYTIGKHGALTPDQARGEANRLSMLVAQGVDPQSDKIERKRQTIDLAFPTYLDAFAKDCLAPNWKGSAGGVEAMLRRYALPALRSKALPEITRVDVAAIMRPVKARPALASKLFAVLRYLFRHAVSEGDLARSPMDGMKSPSAPAARDRVLEDWELALIWNGSAAVADPFGSMVRLLMLTGQRREEVAGLPWSELRQTDAMWKLPADRAKNGQPVDTPLSTAAVLLLTALAKGGNWPRRGWVISTTGKVPFSGYSKAKKRLDAEIAKLNTGEVLERWTLHDLRRTLATGMQRLGVRFEVTEAILNHVSGSRSGVAGVYQRHDWGPEKARALQSWSDHIEGLLTASDKSNVVQFAEARA; the protein is encoded by the coding sequence ATGCCTACTGCCCGGATAAACAAAAGCACTGTGGACGCCGTGAGGGTCGGTTCGAAGGACGTGTTTCTCTGGGACGAGAAAATCCCGGGGTTCGGACTCAAGGTCACGCCAGCGGGGTCTCGAGTTTATCTCTACCAGTACCGCCTGCACGGTGGCCGCGGGGCCAAGGTCCGACGCTATACAATTGGGAAGCATGGCGCCTTGACGCCAGACCAGGCGCGCGGCGAAGCCAACAGACTTTCCATGCTCGTGGCGCAGGGGGTCGATCCGCAGTCGGACAAGATCGAGCGCAAGCGCCAGACCATCGACTTGGCATTTCCAACATACCTTGATGCTTTCGCGAAGGACTGCCTCGCTCCGAACTGGAAGGGCTCGGCGGGTGGAGTGGAGGCGATGCTTCGGCGCTACGCGCTGCCCGCCCTGCGCTCGAAGGCGCTTCCGGAGATTACCCGCGTCGACGTGGCGGCGATAATGCGTCCGGTGAAGGCCCGGCCTGCCCTCGCGAGCAAGCTGTTTGCCGTGCTGCGCTACCTGTTCCGCCACGCGGTCAGCGAAGGTGATTTAGCACGTTCGCCGATGGATGGGATGAAGTCCCCTTCCGCCCCGGCTGCGCGCGACCGCGTTCTTGAGGATTGGGAACTTGCCCTCATTTGGAACGGCTCCGCTGCGGTGGCCGATCCCTTCGGGTCTATGGTGCGGCTACTGATGCTGACTGGGCAGCGCCGCGAAGAGGTAGCGGGCTTACCTTGGTCCGAATTGCGCCAGACGGATGCGATGTGGAAGCTGCCAGCCGATCGTGCGAAAAACGGCCAGCCGGTCGATACCCCCCTGTCAACTGCTGCGGTCCTACTGCTGACCGCGCTGGCCAAGGGCGGCAATTGGCCGCGCCGAGGCTGGGTGATCTCCACAACCGGTAAGGTGCCGTTCTCGGGCTATTCCAAGGCAAAGAAGCGCCTCGACGCCGAGATCGCCAAGCTCAACACAGGTGAAGTGCTAGAGCGCTGGACGTTGCACGATCTGCGCCGGACGCTCGCGACCGGTATGCAGCGCCTAGGTGTGCGGTTTGAAGTCACCGAAGCGATACTGAACCACGTTTCTGGTTCGCGCTCGGGCGTGGCGGGTGTTTATCAGCGCCACGATTGGGGGCCGGAGAAAGCCCGCGCCCTGCAATCTTGGTCCGATCACATTGAGGGGCTGCTCACGGCCTCAGACAAGTCAAACGTGGTTCAGTTCGCGGAAGCGCGGGCGTGA